The following are encoded together in the Leptospira langatensis genome:
- the ruvA gene encoding Holliday junction branch migration protein RuvA, which yields MISGLQGAIRKLDVGSVHLDVHGVTYEITISFKTYWELKELMSSGAKEIRLHIHHSITERGQKLFGFLQERDKEFFKVMKGLHGIGEMTALKVLSFFSPWELHKIASSGEPKDLEKIPKVRAKTSEKIFFEVKQNLKKLELFLEASPGDPTPPDIAAERLPSPEDRFKETAVQALVQLGFDDKSALKEVEKILKKQSFTDTGELIREILKNL from the coding sequence ATGATTTCAGGACTCCAAGGTGCAATACGAAAACTCGACGTTGGCTCCGTGCATTTAGATGTGCACGGGGTGACCTACGAGATCACGATTTCCTTTAAGACTTACTGGGAATTGAAGGAGCTTATGAGCTCAGGTGCTAAGGAGATCCGACTTCATATCCATCATTCCATTACGGAAAGAGGACAAAAACTTTTCGGATTCTTACAGGAAAGAGATAAGGAATTCTTCAAGGTAATGAAAGGATTGCATGGGATCGGAGAAATGACCGCTCTCAAAGTACTCTCCTTCTTCAGTCCATGGGAATTGCATAAGATCGCCTCTTCCGGAGAACCAAAAGATCTGGAAAAGATACCCAAGGTCCGTGCCAAAACTTCCGAAAAGATCTTTTTTGAAGTGAAACAGAATTTAAAGAAACTCGAACTTTTTTTAGAAGCCTCTCCGGGCGACCCCACTCCTCCCGATATTGCGGCAGAACGCCTTCCTTCTCCCGAAGACAGGTTCAAGGAAACTGCGGTCCAAGCTTTGGTACAGCTCGGCTTCGATGATAAATCCGCTCTCAAGGAAGTGGAGAAGATACTGAAAAAACAATCTTTCACCGATACCGGCGAACTCATCCGAGAAATATTAAAAAATCTGTAA
- a CDS encoding MBL fold metallo-hydrolase has protein sequence MSLFFKASILFLTAFFSTFCFPLDPDRIKSPSYKEGRYHNLDPDEELQGKSPIDILKWKLIGPKDPPATEGLTEEVPLVLERTSKDLIAPEGKIRVVWFGHATVWISSTENGKTVNVLTDPIFEAPILVNRLVKLPIPKESLPQVDFVVISHAHRDHLDRETLRFLRSKNPKLQILLPSGMKSFSESEELGSSISQELGQTTSKDSVKITFLPAHHWSRMGISDTNQYFWGSYALETQNKVVYFAGDTGYSSHFKNISARLGKPVDLALLPIGAYKPRWFMKYAHIGPEEALLASKDLNAKSFAPIHWGTFPLGDDLPQEPLLDLKQRLTFPEAPDIKGIYPLYTGISWGMKDGVRILPWTIGSGIDL, from the coding sequence ATGAGTTTATTCTTTAAAGCATCGATCCTTTTCTTAACCGCATTCTTTTCGACTTTTTGTTTTCCCTTGGACCCGGATCGGATCAAATCCCCCAGCTATAAAGAAGGAAGATATCATAATCTAGATCCGGACGAAGAGTTACAAGGCAAGTCGCCGATCGATATACTCAAATGGAAACTTATAGGACCAAAGGATCCGCCTGCAACAGAAGGCTTAACGGAAGAAGTCCCACTCGTCCTAGAAAGAACCTCCAAAGACTTGATCGCTCCGGAAGGAAAGATCCGGGTCGTCTGGTTCGGACACGCTACCGTATGGATCTCTTCCACTGAGAATGGAAAGACAGTGAATGTACTCACGGATCCGATCTTTGAGGCTCCCATCTTAGTCAATCGTCTAGTCAAACTCCCCATACCGAAAGAATCCCTTCCTCAAGTAGACTTCGTAGTGATCAGCCATGCTCATAGGGATCATTTGGATCGAGAGACACTACGTTTTCTTAGAAGTAAGAACCCGAAACTGCAGATCTTATTGCCTTCCGGAATGAAGTCCTTCTCCGAAAGCGAAGAATTAGGCTCTTCTATTTCGCAAGAACTAGGGCAGACCACGAGCAAGGACTCTGTCAAGATCACCTTCCTTCCTGCTCACCACTGGAGCAGAATGGGGATCTCCGATACGAATCAATATTTCTGGGGAAGCTACGCTCTCGAGACCCAAAACAAGGTGGTGTATTTCGCGGGAGATACAGGCTATTCTTCTCATTTTAAAAATATTTCCGCAAGACTAGGAAAGCCTGTCGATCTGGCGCTTCTTCCGATAGGAGCATACAAACCCAGATGGTTCATGAAATACGCGCATATCGGACCGGAAGAAGCCTTACTCGCAAGTAAGGATCTCAACGCCAAATCCTTTGCTCCCATCCACTGGGGAACCTTTCCCTTGGGAGACGATCTCCCCCAAGAGCCCTTGCTCGACCTGAAACAAAGACTAACCTTTCCGGAAGCTCCGGACATCAAAGGGATCTATCCTCTCTATACCGGGATTTCCTGGGGAATGAAGGACGGGGTCCGTATCCTTCCTTGGACCATCGGAAGCGGGATCGATTTATAA
- a CDS encoding fatty acid desaturase family protein, which yields MEASLPVRDLPFALNRRLSVLVLLVFVGFHYLLPIAMPSLGGNVWIVWLFAAFLGPLSYTFWNLIHESIHGNFSNERDSNHFWGRLLCIVFGAPYAVLKASHLMHHKFNRERGDRIEFYDPSSWKPRSLQSVSYYFRITVATYLFEVGAGFLLSLPTSWTRQIASKISEYPIEEGFFKWIYRPEVISELRRDIVWVLLFYLPSFYLFGENWPVLVFVLFLRSFFISFFDNAYHYGKEIDDKNSAYNLTLPHWMSAFFLHFNYHRIHHRFPGCSWDRLPKQMLASKETWDKSFIRQAWSQWNGLLEPIDGKNTK from the coding sequence ATGGAAGCCTCTCTTCCCGTTCGAGACTTGCCGTTTGCTTTGAATCGCAGATTGTCGGTTCTGGTCCTTCTTGTATTCGTGGGATTTCATTATCTTCTTCCCATTGCAATGCCTAGTTTAGGTGGGAATGTTTGGATCGTTTGGTTGTTTGCCGCTTTCTTGGGACCTCTTTCTTATACGTTCTGGAATCTGATCCATGAAAGCATTCATGGTAATTTTTCAAACGAAAGGGATTCGAACCATTTTTGGGGAAGATTACTCTGTATCGTGTTCGGTGCCCCTTATGCCGTCTTGAAAGCGAGTCATTTGATGCATCATAAATTCAATCGAGAGCGGGGAGATCGGATAGAATTTTATGATCCTTCTTCTTGGAAGCCAAGATCGCTGCAGAGTGTGAGTTATTATTTTAGGATCACGGTGGCGACCTATCTGTTCGAAGTGGGAGCAGGGTTTTTACTTTCGCTTCCGACTTCGTGGACAAGGCAGATCGCTTCTAAGATCTCAGAGTATCCGATCGAAGAGGGTTTCTTTAAATGGATCTATAGACCGGAGGTCATTTCCGAATTAAGAAGGGATATAGTTTGGGTGCTTTTATTCTATCTTCCTTCTTTTTATTTGTTTGGAGAGAACTGGCCGGTGCTCGTGTTCGTCTTATTCTTGAGGTCCTTCTTTATATCATTCTTTGATAATGCATATCATTATGGAAAGGAGATAGACGACAAAAATTCGGCGTATAACCTGACTCTTCCTCATTGGATGAGTGCGTTCTTTCTTCATTTCAATTATCATAGGATCCATCATCGATTCCCTGGGTGCTCATGGGATCGATTGCCGAAGCAGATGTTAGCTTCCAAGGAAACCTGGGATAAGAGTTTTATAAGGCAGGCTTGGAGTCAGTGGAACGGGCTCTTGGAGCCTATCGATGGGAAAAATACTAAATAA